The proteins below are encoded in one region of Pacificitalea manganoxidans:
- a CDS encoding ABC transporter permease — MFAYCTDPDTLAGFAWWSCYLTTGTHMAFYTSFGTVLLLLAITAPVSLAFGFAGAMASRARFAPLRWLGKTYTAMVRGVPDILFFLFFVIALDQALEWLRHQVKCPDWDRPIRDGAEFVVCSAAKLPLSSTPQVWHEVYGFALAVVTFAIVFGAFASNVLYGAMQAVPRAQMETAEAYGMTHAQAFRRVMVPQMWIYALPGLSNLWLILIKATPLLFLLGVEDVVYWAKELGASKTRAYAYPHPDWRLWYFIALLIFYLLMTRVSEVALARLTRRLSHGQATMAGEEMRRT, encoded by the coding sequence ATGTTCGCCTATTGCACCGACCCAGATACGCTTGCCGGTTTTGCCTGGTGGTCCTGTTACCTGACCACCGGAACCCATATGGCGTTCTACACCAGTTTCGGCACCGTGCTGCTGCTGCTGGCCATCACCGCGCCGGTGTCGCTGGCCTTCGGTTTTGCCGGGGCGATGGCGTCGCGGGCGCGGTTCGCGCCGCTGCGCTGGTTGGGTAAGACCTATACCGCGATGGTGCGCGGCGTGCCCGATATCCTGTTTTTCCTGTTTTTCGTGATCGCGCTGGACCAAGCGCTGGAGTGGCTGCGCCATCAGGTCAAATGCCCTGATTGGGACCGGCCCATTCGCGACGGCGCCGAATTCGTCGTGTGCAGCGCGGCAAAGCTGCCGCTCTCCTCCACGCCGCAGGTCTGGCACGAGGTTTACGGCTTTGCGCTGGCGGTCGTGACCTTTGCGATCGTGTTCGGGGCGTTCGCCTCCAACGTGCTTTACGGCGCCATGCAGGCCGTGCCGCGGGCGCAGATGGAAACCGCCGAGGCCTATGGCATGACCCATGCGCAGGCGTTCCGGCGGGTGATGGTCCCGCAGATGTGGATCTACGCGCTGCCCGGTCTGTCGAACCTGTGGCTGATCCTGATCAAGGCGACCCCGCTTCTGTTTCTGCTGGGCGTCGAGGATGTGGTCTACTGGGCCAAGGAACTGGGCGCGTCGAAGACCCGCGCCTATGCCTATCCGCACCCTGACTGGCGGCTTTGGTATTTCATCGCGCTCTTGATCTTCTACCTGCTGATGACCCGCGTTTCCGAAGTGGCTCTGGCCCGGCTGACCCGCCGACTGAGCCACGGTCAGGCCACGATGGCCGGAGAGGAGATGCGCCGGACATGA
- a CDS encoding ABC transporter permease — translation MSCVETISAYALRSLGLGERLLPRGTEITLCEQVTLIGSGMIWNVYFGVLALIAGFFLATGLALAKNSPIWMLRRPAGWFIFLFRGSPLFIQFFLAYELFTLLPRDGLSLNLGFTVLTAETSWLTRAWAGALIVLFLNTSAYSAEIFYGALRTVPRGDLEAADAYGLTGWSKFRRVTWPTMLRLAWPSYTNEAIFLFHATALVFFSGFPAWKQKGDALYYASYFADKTFNPFVPYPIAAGYFVLLTLVVIGVFGAVNRRLNRHLPQERRPRLRIRPQIIR, via the coding sequence ATGAGCTGCGTCGAGACCATATCCGCCTATGCCTTGCGTTCCCTCGGGCTGGGCGAACGCCTGCTGCCCCGCGGGACTGAGATCACCCTGTGCGAGCAGGTGACGCTGATCGGCTCCGGCATGATCTGGAACGTCTATTTCGGGGTGCTGGCGCTCATCGCGGGGTTCTTCCTCGCCACGGGGCTGGCGCTGGCAAAGAACTCTCCCATCTGGATGCTGCGGCGGCCTGCGGGGTGGTTCATCTTTCTGTTTCGGGGCTCGCCTCTCTTTATCCAGTTCTTTCTGGCCTATGAGCTTTTCACCCTGCTGCCGCGCGACGGGTTGAGCCTGAACCTTGGCTTTACCGTGCTGACCGCTGAGACCAGTTGGCTGACGCGCGCATGGGCCGGGGCGCTCATCGTGCTGTTTCTCAACACCTCCGCCTATTCCGCCGAGATTTTCTACGGTGCGCTGCGCACCGTGCCGCGCGGCGATCTGGAAGCGGCGGATGCCTACGGGCTGACCGGCTGGTCCAAATTTCGCCGGGTGACATGGCCCACGATGCTGCGGCTGGCATGGCCCAGCTACACCAACGAGGCGATATTCCTGTTCCATGCCACAGCGCTGGTGTTTTTCTCCGGCTTTCCGGCATGGAAGCAGAAAGGCGACGCGCTTTACTATGCGTCTTATTTCGCGGACAAGACCTTCAACCCGTTCGTGCCATACCCCATCGCGGCGGGCTATTTCGTCCTGCTGACGCTGGTGGTGATCGGTGTGTTCGGTGCGGTGAACCGGCGGCTGAACCGGCACCTGCCGCAGGAGCGCCGCCCGCGTCTGCGCATTCGTCCGCAGATCATTCGATGA
- a CDS encoding transporter substrate-binding domain-containing protein, with protein MKITHLAAAVLALGTTAAQAQDVVRMGTEGAYPPYNMINESGEVDGFEREVGDELCKRAELTCEWVTNDWDSIIPNLTSGNYDTILAGMSIVAERKEIIDFTQNYFPPAASAYAALSEDADVEGGIVAAQTNTIQAGHVAETGATLLEFATPDETLAAVRNGEADAVFADKDFLAPAVEESGGELVFVGDDVPLGEGIGIGLRKSDDELEEKFNVAITSMKEDGTLNEMILKWFGDDAKTFE; from the coding sequence ATGAAGATCACACATCTCGCCGCGGCCGTTCTGGCACTTGGCACCACAGCCGCCCAAGCGCAGGACGTCGTCCGCATGGGCACCGAGGGCGCCTACCCTCCGTATAACATGATCAATGAAAGCGGCGAGGTCGACGGCTTCGAGCGCGAAGTGGGCGATGAGCTGTGCAAGCGCGCCGAACTGACCTGCGAATGGGTCACCAACGACTGGGACAGCATCATCCCCAACCTGACCTCCGGCAACTACGACACCATTCTTGCGGGGATGTCGATCGTCGCGGAGCGTAAGGAAATCATCGACTTCACGCAGAACTACTTCCCGCCCGCAGCATCGGCCTATGCGGCACTGTCCGAGGATGCGGATGTCGAAGGCGGCATCGTCGCCGCGCAGACCAACACCATTCAGGCGGGCCACGTCGCCGAAACCGGCGCGACCCTGCTGGAATTCGCGACCCCCGACGAAACGCTGGCCGCCGTGCGCAATGGCGAGGCCGACGCGGTCTTCGCGGATAAGGATTTCCTTGCACCGGCGGTCGAGGAATCGGGCGGTGAGCTGGTCTTTGTCGGCGACGACGTGCCGCTCGGCGAGGGCATCGGCATCGGCCTGCGCAAATCCGACGATGAACTGGAAGAGAAGTTCAACGTCGCCATCACCTCCATGAAGGAAGACGGCACGCTAAACGAGATGATCCTCAAATGGTTCGGCGACGACGCCAAGACCTTCGAGTGA
- a CDS encoding ABC transporter ATP-binding protein produces the protein MIELRDIHKAYGPLEVLKGVSLAARRGQVVSLIGSSGSGKSTLLRCANLLEDSQSGEVVFNGEPVRWKGSAMSRRPADHAQVTRIRTNLSMVFQQFNLWAHMSILQNVMEAPVTVLGRPRAEVEPMAHELLAKVGIGDKADAYPAQLSGGQQQRAAIARALAMQPQALLFDEPTSALDPELEQEVVRVIKALAEEGRTMLIVTHDMRLAADVSDHVVFLHKGLIAEEGPPERLFGAPQTDRLKQFLSATAN, from the coding sequence GTGATCGAATTGCGCGACATCCATAAGGCCTATGGCCCGTTGGAAGTGCTCAAGGGCGTGTCCCTCGCCGCGCGGCGGGGACAGGTCGTGTCGCTGATCGGCTCCTCCGGGTCTGGCAAGTCAACGCTTCTGCGCTGCGCCAATCTGCTGGAAGACAGCCAGTCCGGCGAGGTGGTGTTTAACGGTGAGCCGGTCCGCTGGAAGGGATCTGCCATGTCGCGGCGGCCTGCGGACCACGCCCAAGTCACCCGCATCCGCACGAACCTGTCGATGGTGTTCCAGCAGTTCAATCTGTGGGCGCATATGTCGATCCTGCAAAACGTGATGGAAGCGCCGGTGACGGTGCTGGGCCGCCCGCGCGCCGAAGTGGAGCCGATGGCGCATGAGCTTCTGGCCAAGGTCGGGATCGGCGACAAGGCCGACGCCTACCCTGCGCAACTTTCTGGCGGTCAGCAGCAGCGGGCCGCAATCGCGCGGGCGCTGGCGATGCAACCGCAGGCGCTTTTGTTCGATGAGCCGACCTCCGCGCTCGATCCTGAACTGGAACAAGAGGTCGTGCGGGTCATCAAGGCGCTGGCCGAAGAGGGCCGCACCATGCTGATCGTCACCCACGACATGCGGCTGGCCGCGGACGTGTCCGATCACGTCGTGTTCCTGCACAAAGGTCTGATCGCCGAGGAAGGCCCGCCCGAGCGGCTGTTCGGCGCGCCGCAGACCGACCGGCTCAAACAGTTTCTGTCGGCCACCGCCAACTAG
- a CDS encoding DUF6324 family protein — translation MGIDKQSDMAANLQIGPTSLGMVRIYIEADGVEIPMDFEPEEALEIAEEIRLAAQRAEMISKKG, via the coding sequence ATGGGCATCGACAAGCAAAGCGATATGGCCGCCAATCTGCAAATCGGGCCGACCAGCCTTGGCATGGTGCGGATCTATATCGAGGCCGACGGTGTCGAGATCCCGATGGATTTCGAGCCGGAAGAAGCGCTGGAGATCGCCGAGGAAATCCGCCTTGCCGCGCAGCGCGCCGAAATGATCAGCAAGAAAGGCTGA
- the recN gene encoding DNA repair protein RecN encodes MLRGLEIRDLLIIDKLDLTFAPGLNVLTGETGAGKSIMLDALGFVLGWRGRAELVRAGAAQGEVTAEFDLPAEHPAHAVLEELGLAADGELILRRVNTAEGRKTAWINDRRASGEVLRRLSDLLIERHGQHDDRGLLNPRGHRQLLDAFGGDETEAALTATREAWRARSRARTALAEARARVEALAAEEEFLRHAVAELDKLSPEPGEDASLDAARRMMQGAARVREDISRAYQAVSGDGADGMVTDALRWLDGAAAGLGDEMEQRLTGPLEALTRAAEALGEAEQGIAELSDALDFDPGELERTEERLFAIRGLARKHNVLPDDLAGFAEELRTRLDALDAGADTLRDLDRAAAAADAAYAHAADALTAMRRAGATRLDQAMARELAPLKMERALFRTTVEPGDAGPEGHDAVAFTVATSPGAPPGQLNKIASGGELSRFLLALKVCLTGADTTRRTLIFDEIDRGVGGATADAVGRRLQMLAQGGQVLVITHSPQVAALGAHHWRVEKRIDGEITTSTVVPLAPEDRVDELARMLAGDTVTDEARAAARALLSAQ; translated from the coding sequence ATGCTGCGCGGTCTAGAGATCCGTGACCTGCTGATTATCGACAAGCTCGACCTGACCTTTGCGCCGGGTCTGAACGTGCTGACCGGTGAAACCGGCGCGGGCAAATCCATCATGCTGGATGCGCTCGGCTTTGTGCTGGGATGGCGCGGGCGGGCGGAACTGGTGCGGGCCGGGGCCGCTCAGGGCGAAGTTACCGCCGAATTCGATCTGCCTGCCGAACATCCGGCTCACGCGGTGCTGGAGGAACTGGGGCTTGCCGCCGATGGCGAGTTGATCCTGCGCCGCGTCAACACCGCCGAAGGCCGCAAGACCGCATGGATCAATGACCGCCGCGCCTCGGGGGAGGTGCTGCGCAGGCTCTCCGACCTGCTGATTGAGCGGCACGGCCAGCATGATGATCGCGGCCTGCTTAATCCGCGCGGTCACCGGCAGTTGCTGGATGCGTTCGGAGGCGACGAGACCGAAGCAGCGCTGACTGCCACGCGGGAGGCATGGCGCGCCCGGTCCCGCGCGCGCACGGCGCTTGCCGAGGCCCGCGCACGGGTGGAGGCGCTGGCCGCCGAGGAGGAGTTCCTCCGCCACGCGGTCGCTGAGCTGGATAAGCTTTCCCCTGAACCGGGCGAGGATGCGAGCCTCGACGCGGCCCGCCGCATGATGCAGGGCGCGGCCCGTGTCCGCGAGGACATCTCGCGCGCCTATCAGGCGGTCAGCGGCGACGGCGCCGATGGGATGGTCACCGACGCGCTGCGCTGGCTTGACGGGGCCGCCGCGGGGCTGGGCGACGAAATGGAGCAGCGCCTGACCGGCCCGCTGGAGGCGTTGACCCGCGCGGCGGAGGCCTTGGGCGAAGCGGAGCAGGGCATTGCGGAGCTTTCCGACGCGCTCGATTTTGATCCCGGTGAGTTGGAGCGCACCGAAGAGCGCCTGTTCGCGATCCGGGGGCTTGCCCGCAAACACAACGTGCTGCCCGACGATCTGGCCGGATTTGCAGAGGAGTTGCGCACGCGCCTCGACGCGCTTGATGCGGGTGCGGATACGCTGCGCGACCTTGACCGCGCTGCTGCCGCTGCCGATGCTGCCTACGCCCATGCGGCGGATGCGTTGACCGCGATGCGCCGCGCCGGGGCCACGCGGCTCGACCAAGCGATGGCCCGCGAACTTGCACCGTTGAAGATGGAGCGCGCCCTGTTCCGCACCACGGTGGAGCCCGGTGACGCGGGACCGGAGGGACACGATGCGGTCGCCTTTACGGTTGCCACGTCGCCCGGCGCACCACCGGGGCAGCTCAACAAAATCGCATCAGGTGGGGAGTTGTCGCGCTTTCTGCTGGCGTTGAAGGTCTGCCTGACCGGGGCGGACACCACCCGCCGCACGTTGATATTCGACGAAATCGACCGCGGCGTCGGTGGGGCCACCGCCGATGCGGTGGGTCGACGGCTTCAGATGCTGGCGCAGGGCGGGCAGGTTCTGGTCATCACCCATTCGCCGCAGGTCGCAGCACTCGGTGCGCATCACTGGCGGGTCGAGAAACGTATTGACGGGGAAATCACGACCTCCACCGTCGTGCCACTGGCCCCCGAGGATCGGGTAGATGAACTGGCGCGGATGCTGGCCGGCGATACGGTCACGGACGAGGCCCGCGCCGCCGCGCGCGCGTTGCTGTCGGCGCAGTAG
- a CDS encoding NADPH-dependent F420 reductase, whose translation MQIAILGTGNMGAPLARILKGAGHDVASFGSKDDPSGGLVTADFVVLALKYEQALAVAAQPRVANALAGKTVIDITNPLAPDFMSLTVGHKTSGAEEIARALPQSQVVKAFNTIFASVLADHADGKTCTLPVFVAGDDPAAVDAVVALVQEMKLTAINAGSLSNARYLEPMTEMMIQFGYSLGHGDRVGFTLSEAA comes from the coding sequence ATGCAGATCGCGATACTGGGCACAGGCAACATGGGCGCACCCTTGGCCCGCATTCTCAAGGGTGCCGGGCACGACGTTGCGTCTTTCGGCAGCAAGGACGACCCGTCAGGTGGCCTGGTCACGGCGGACTTCGTCGTGCTTGCTCTGAAATACGAGCAGGCCCTCGCGGTAGCGGCGCAACCCCGCGTCGCAAACGCACTGGCTGGCAAGACCGTGATCGACATTACGAACCCGCTCGCGCCGGATTTCATGAGCCTCACGGTTGGTCACAAGACCTCCGGGGCCGAAGAGATCGCTCGCGCTCTGCCACAGTCGCAGGTGGTGAAGGCCTTCAACACGATCTTCGCCTCAGTGCTGGCGGATCATGCCGATGGCAAGACCTGCACGCTGCCGGTCTTCGTCGCCGGCGACGACCCGGCGGCCGTGGACGCCGTGGTGGCACTTGTGCAGGAAATGAAGTTGACGGCTATAAACGCGGGGAGCTTGTCGAACGCCCGCTATCTGGAGCCCATGACCGAAATGATGATCCAGTTCGGCTACAGCCTCGGGCACGGAGACCGGGTCGGATTCACCCTCTCCGAGGCCGCTTAG
- a CDS encoding MmcB family DNA repair protein → MLARGVCRHMLSHGFVTVEELVPTPGLRVDVMALGPRGEVWVIECKSSRADFTSDRKWEGYLEWCDRFFWAVDDAFPTDLLPEGTGLIVADSYDAEILRMPAEAKLPGARRKVMMQKFARHAARRLQALRDPGLSLSC, encoded by the coding sequence ATGCTTGCACGCGGGGTCTGCCGCCACATGCTGTCGCACGGGTTTGTCACGGTGGAGGAGCTGGTGCCCACGCCCGGCTTGCGCGTCGATGTGATGGCGCTTGGCCCCCGGGGCGAGGTCTGGGTGATCGAGTGCAAATCCTCGCGCGCAGATTTCACCTCTGACCGCAAATGGGAGGGGTATCTGGAATGGTGCGACCGGTTTTTCTGGGCGGTGGATGATGCGTTTCCGACCGACCTGCTGCCCGAAGGCACGGGTCTGATCGTGGCGGACAGCTATGACGCGGAAATTCTGCGTATGCCGGCCGAGGCGAAGCTGCCCGGCGCGCGGCGCAAGGTCATGATGCAGAAATTCGCCCGGCACGCGGCGCGGCGATTGCAGGCCCTGCGCGATCCGGGGCTCAGCCTTTCTTGCTGA
- a CDS encoding AraC family transcriptional regulator: protein MHTRRKMTKNTVIPPNRQLIDPDRVGAALFVLSDRHARISGPWHSHRRLQLLHVSEGALLVETDAARYVIPPQRGVWVAPGTRHRILSRTPFWLTTCYIDVDHWDMAPISTCAVSVDRLSDALLIAVSAFGETGPNTPAEKRMVEVLKDCLSALSTFDLVLPIPRGDRLRRLTDQLLTDPARSGTLAVLAAEAALSERTAARLFKSETGLSFGTWRLHLRVQAALAHLAAGSSVTETAYAVGYSDVSSFIEAFRTVCGQTPYQAMKSRSDAARER, encoded by the coding sequence GTGCATACTCGCCGCAAGATGACAAAAAATACGGTGATCCCGCCAAATCGGCAACTGATCGACCCAGATCGCGTCGGGGCGGCCCTGTTCGTTCTGTCGGATCGTCACGCCAGAATCTCCGGACCCTGGCACAGCCACCGCCGCCTTCAGCTTCTCCACGTCAGCGAGGGCGCCCTGTTAGTGGAAACCGACGCGGCCCGTTACGTCATCCCGCCCCAGCGGGGTGTATGGGTAGCGCCTGGGACTCGGCACCGAATTCTGTCGCGCACACCATTCTGGCTTACGACCTGCTATATTGACGTCGACCACTGGGACATGGCGCCTATCTCCACCTGCGCCGTGTCGGTCGATCGCCTGTCTGACGCGCTGCTGATCGCCGTAAGCGCGTTCGGCGAGACAGGGCCAAACACGCCCGCCGAGAAGCGGATGGTCGAGGTCCTGAAAGATTGTCTTTCGGCTTTGTCGACCTTCGATCTGGTTCTGCCCATTCCGCGAGGCGACAGGTTACGCCGGCTGACGGACCAACTGCTGACAGATCCTGCGCGCTCCGGGACACTCGCGGTCCTTGCGGCCGAGGCGGCCCTCAGCGAGCGAACGGCGGCGCGCCTTTTCAAGTCCGAGACCGGCCTCTCGTTCGGCACATGGCGGCTGCATTTACGGGTGCAGGCGGCTCTGGCCCATCTCGCGGCAGGATCAAGCGTGACGGAGACCGCCTATGCCGTCGGCTACAGCGATGTCTCGTCCTTTATCGAGGCGTTCAGAACGGTCTGCGGTCAGACGCCCTATCAGGCGATGAAGAGCCGCTCGGACGCAGCACGTGAACGGTAG
- a CDS encoding tellurite resistance TerB family protein encodes MIGDFLKRLTQPDPAPMADLDSQLALAALLVRIARSDDDYAQIEMERIDRILATRYRLNPAEARSLRSEAEALEAEAPDTVRFTRAIKDSVPYAQRIGVVEALWEVVLADGSRDQQEDALLRLVASLLGVEDVDSNTARMKIEKRRKR; translated from the coding sequence ATGATAGGTGATTTTCTCAAGCGGCTGACCCAGCCCGACCCCGCGCCGATGGCGGATCTCGACAGTCAGCTGGCGCTGGCTGCCCTGCTGGTGCGCATCGCCCGCTCCGATGACGATTACGCCCAGATCGAGATGGAGCGGATCGACCGGATTCTTGCCACGCGCTACCGGCTCAATCCGGCCGAGGCGCGCAGCCTGCGCAGCGAAGCCGAAGCGCTGGAGGCCGAAGCCCCCGATACCGTCCGCTTTACCCGCGCGATCAAGGACAGCGTGCCTTATGCGCAGCGGATCGGCGTCGTCGAAGCACTATGGGAGGTCGTGCTGGCCGATGGTTCGCGCGATCAACAGGAAGATGCGCTGCTGCGGCTCGTGGCGTCGCTCCTTGGGGTTGAGGATGTGGATAGCAATACGGCGCGCATGAAAATCGAAAAACGGCGGAAGCGCTGA
- a CDS encoding outer membrane protein assembly factor BamD, whose translation MAVRWSRSRTVGMVALVALLSGCGGGGGEPPLESYSAEEIYQRAEFDLENGSPDEAARYFAEVERLYPYSDWAKRALVMQAYALHRDRQYEEARAAAQRFIDYYPADEDAAYASYLLALSYYDQIDEIGRDQGLTFQALQALRDVIETYPDTEYARSAILKFDLAFDHLAAKEMEIGRYYLRHRHYTAAINRFRVVVEEFQTTTHTAEALHRLVEAYLSLGLTSEAQTAGAILGHNFRSTQWYQDSFELLARNNLQAQAQGDSWLAQIYRQTVKGQWL comes from the coding sequence ATGGCAGTACGCTGGTCGCGGTCCAGAACGGTCGGGATGGTGGCTCTTGTGGCGCTCCTGTCGGGATGCGGTGGCGGTGGTGGTGAACCTCCGCTCGAATCCTACAGCGCCGAAGAGATCTATCAGCGCGCGGAGTTCGATCTGGAAAATGGCAGCCCTGATGAGGCCGCTAGATATTTCGCCGAGGTCGAGCGCCTGTATCCCTATTCCGATTGGGCCAAGCGCGCGCTCGTGATGCAGGCCTATGCCCTGCACCGGGACCGTCAATACGAAGAAGCCCGCGCCGCTGCGCAGCGCTTCATCGACTATTATCCCGCAGATGAGGACGCTGCCTATGCATCCTACCTGCTTGCGCTGTCCTATTACGACCAGATCGATGAGATCGGTCGCGATCAGGGGCTGACCTTTCAGGCGTTGCAGGCGCTGCGTGACGTAATCGAGACCTATCCCGATACCGAATACGCACGTTCCGCCATTCTCAAATTCGATCTGGCCTTCGATCATCTCGCGGCCAAGGAGATGGAGATTGGGCGCTATTACCTGCGTCATCGGCACTATACGGCGGCGATCAACCGATTCCGTGTGGTGGTCGAGGAGTTCCAGACCACGACCCACACGGCAGAGGCGCTCCACCGGCTGGTTGAGGCCTACCTGTCACTGGGTCTGACCAGTGAGGCTCAGACCGCAGGCGCGATCCTTGGCCATAACTTCCGGTCGACGCAGTGGTATCAGGACAGCTTCGAACTGCTTGCCCGCAATAACCTGCAAGCGCAGGCGCAGGGCGACAGCTGGCTGGCTCAGATCTACCGCCAGACGGTGAAGGGACAGTGGCTCTGA
- a CDS encoding glutamine synthetase family protein, with protein MTIPADARTIRVAIADLNGQPRGKRMPAGYADKLGAGSVRMPLSALNVDIWGADIEDSPLVFETGDADGTCHPTERGAVPMPWLATPSALVPMTMMSGGVPFAGDPRAALARVLDRYAARGWRVMAATELEFYLIDDSGKRLRPPRSPLTGARLRGNAILSIRTLDAFDAFFTDLYDGAEAMGIPAQAAISESGIGQFEVNLLHDEAMRAADDAWLFKQLVKGVARAHGMVASFMAKPWSNEPGNGLHVHFSVLDAEGRNVFDNGGAEGTPLLRHAIAGCLEALPGSSLILAPHLNSYDRLTPGSHAPVNASWGYENRTVALRVPGGPPAARRIEHRVAGGDINPYLLLAAILGAALSGIEAERPAPDPVQGNAYDLAGTQPGMAADWATAIELFATSPQIAAIFEPLLIENLVRTKRQEQAKLAALAPEYRMAPYLETV; from the coding sequence ATGACCATCCCCGCCGATGCGCGCACGATCCGCGTGGCGATTGCCGATCTGAACGGTCAGCCGCGGGGCAAACGTATGCCTGCGGGCTATGCGGATAAGCTGGGTGCGGGCAGTGTCCGCATGCCGCTTTCCGCGCTCAACGTCGATATCTGGGGGGCCGATATCGAAGACAGCCCGCTGGTGTTTGAAACCGGCGATGCCGACGGCACCTGCCACCCGACGGAACGCGGCGCGGTGCCGATGCCGTGGCTGGCGACGCCCTCGGCGCTGGTGCCGATGACCATGATGTCGGGCGGGGTGCCCTTTGCGGGGGATCCGCGTGCGGCACTGGCCCGGGTGCTGGATCGCTACGCGGCGCGCGGCTGGCGGGTGATGGCCGCGACGGAGCTGGAATTTTACCTGATCGACGACAGCGGCAAGCGCCTGCGCCCGCCACGTTCGCCGCTGACCGGCGCGCGGCTGCGCGGCAATGCGATCCTGTCGATCCGCACGCTCGACGCCTTCGATGCGTTCTTCACCGATCTCTATGACGGGGCGGAGGCGATGGGCATCCCGGCGCAAGCTGCGATTTCGGAAAGCGGGATCGGTCAGTTCGAGGTCAATCTGCTGCATGACGAGGCCATGCGCGCCGCCGACGATGCGTGGCTGTTCAAGCAACTGGTCAAGGGCGTCGCTCGCGCGCATGGCATGGTCGCCAGTTTCATGGCGAAGCCATGGTCGAACGAACCCGGCAACGGGCTGCATGTGCATTTCTCGGTGCTCGATGCGGAGGGACGGAACGTGTTCGATAATGGCGGGGCCGAAGGCACGCCGTTGTTGCGCCACGCCATCGCCGGTTGTCTTGAGGCGTTGCCCGGCTCTTCGCTGATCCTTGCGCCGCATCTTAACAGCTACGACCGGCTTACCCCCGGCAGCCACGCGCCCGTCAACGCCAGTTGGGGCTATGAGAACCGCACCGTCGCATTGCGCGTGCCCGGCGGCCCGCCTGCCGCGCGCCGGATCGAACATCGCGTGGCCGGGGGCGACATCAATCCCTATCTGCTGCTGGCCGCGATCCTTGGCGCTGCGCTGAGCGGGATCGAGGCAGAGCGCCCCGCGCCCGACCCGGTGCAGGGCAATGCCTACGATCTGGCTGGCACGCAGCCCGGCATGGCGGCGGATTGGGCCACCGCGATCGAGCTTTTCGCGACCTCGCCGCAGATCGCCGCAATCTTCGAACCGCTGTTGATCGAGAACCTCGTGCGCACCAAACGGCAGGAACAGGCGAAACTTGCCGCGCTGGCCCCGGAATACCGGATGGCGCCCTATCTCGAAACCGTCTGA
- a CDS encoding COG3904 family protein, with translation MAFGTGAVIRGILGLQVGIALALLAGDFFAILPDLLTDRRTNAPALDAPVRPGDQTRRFDPRTLPADRVSPSRPGIQMPAGSPDMPTELTFTAAETPGRYLISGEIQPGDAARYADWRASLPTPPEVLVLHSPGGSVGDALAIGRQIRAEAIDTAMEATGVCLSACPYMLMAGTERVIARGAWVGVHQHYYGESTVLPAFLAVKDIQLSQAEVVAYLDGMGIDLRLMKHSLATPPEDIYILLDEELTEYNVATELTGGES, from the coding sequence ATGGCGTTTGGCACCGGGGCCGTCATCCGAGGTATCCTTGGGCTGCAGGTCGGGATCGCGCTGGCGCTGCTGGCGGGCGATTTCTTTGCGATACTGCCGGATCTGCTGACGGATCGGCGCACCAATGCGCCCGCCCTCGACGCGCCCGTGCGGCCCGGCGACCAGACCCGACGGTTCGATCCCCGCACCCTGCCCGCGGATCGGGTCAGCCCGTCGCGCCCCGGGATCCAGATGCCCGCAGGCAGCCCGGACATGCCGACGGAATTGACCTTCACCGCCGCCGAGACCCCCGGTCGTTATTTAATCAGCGGCGAAATCCAGCCCGGCGACGCGGCACGGTATGCCGATTGGCGCGCCAGCCTGCCCACCCCGCCCGAGGTGCTGGTGCTGCACTCGCCCGGCGGCTCTGTCGGGGATGCGCTGGCGATTGGGCGTCAGATCCGCGCCGAGGCGATCGACACCGCGATGGAGGCCACGGGCGTCTGCCTGTCGGCCTGCCCTTATATGCTGATGGCCGGGACCGAACGCGTGATCGCCCGCGGCGCGTGGGTTGGCGTGCATCAGCATTACTATGGCGAAAGCACAGTGCTGCCAGCCTTTCTGGCCGTGAAGGACATTCAACTTAGTCAGGCAGAGGTGGTCGCCTATCTCGACGGGATGGGCATCGACCTGCGGCTAATGAAGCATTCTCTCGCCACCCCGCCTGAGGATATCTACATCCTGCTGGACGAGGAACTGACCGAATACAACGTCGCGACCGAATTGACCGGCGGGGAAAGCTGA